The Pyrus communis chromosome 14, drPyrComm1.1, whole genome shotgun sequence sequence TCACGGCTTCAAGAACTTGATGGTTGTAAAAAGACAGAGGCAAATCAAACATTGGACGTGCCGGGCCATCGAGGTCGTTTTCATCCCATGTGGGGTCGGAGAAATCAAGCTTCAGGTGTTTGACGTTGCGCTCGACAGAAAATGTGATGCATTTTTCCACCAATTCTTGGGAGTCTCCAGGCGAAGAAAATGTGAGGGAAAGTTTGTCCATGATGGGACTTTTGTTGTTTGCAATAAattgttggacgaaattggtgaaGATTTGTGGTTGGAGTTCCACATCTCCGTTAGAATCAAGATTGGCGAAGTAAAGGTGGTTGAAGTCAAGGTTTCGGGTTGACTTCCACTGGTGGCGCCATTGCTTCGACAAGGAGGAGGTTTTTGCCGCTTCTTTGAAGGGCAAGGAGGAGAGTatgtgtgagaggaggggatcaGGGAGGTTTGAGAGGCGGTCCAtggttgtgtttttgttttttagggtGGCGGGATTGAACTGAAAGAAGTTGAAGGGACTGGGATGATTTATAGGAGATGATATGATTGTTTGAGGCACCGTTTCGGGGTTTGGCGAAAAGTTGTGTGCCTCTTTGATGTTGAGATACGACCGGGGGATGGGGTGTAATAGAGAGACACTACGTTTTATGGAGTTAGGTTCAAAGGGGTATATGTTGTGTGGGTGAATTGTATGTTGAATAAGAACAAGGTAATGTACGTGgatcaaaaataataaaagtgaaATAATACAAGAAACTAATCCAAGTTTATATGACAcgtttttttggtttatttattCCCAATTACGTTTGTTATAAAAATAATGTTGTGTAGTTACTTGAATCTGAAAAAGTTAACAAATTTAACAGTCTTTCACGTTAAAATAATAAGCTAAATACATGAAACTCATCACACATATAAGTCTGTTTCAAGTatgcttctttttttattagacTTAACTGTCTTGCGccaaaataataagataaacaCGTGAAATTTATCGTGCATAAGCCTATATATCACATGCTTGCATCAATGAAATAGggtttgtgattttttatttattttaattctaGCAATACTATTCAAATTTGGGACATATGTTGCAAGAGAATGTTTTTAACCAATAGTGCTACCAGTTCTTACGATTGTGCATTTTAGCAGCCTTGCAGCCTTACTTTCCTCCAACAATGCGAGTGAAAAGAACCAAGACCCAAAGTTTGGTTGTGGAATTACCTAAATAGAGTACTTCCTTCCCGCTCAGATCAATTAGGAAGAACCAAGGTCTCTGATAGACCATTCCCCTCCCTTGAAACCATAAACTGGTTAATCTAAATATTACCATTCTTCAACAAAACATCTAAAATTAAACATGAGGTTCTTCATAACCAAATGTAAATGTCATCTGAATAAAGTGCAAGGCTAGCTAGACGATGAGCCACTTTATTGACAACATTTTTTAGTGTAGCAAGCAGGCAATTTCCTTGTAGAGCTAAACATCAACTTGGCATCCACTAATGCTGGCTCAGTCATAAATTGGTCCAATTAGATTATAAAGAGTTAAAATGATTTGAAGTAAATCGCTTTCAAAAAGAAGATTATTATACTCattgattttattattattattattattattattattttcaaaattccttcttttgttattactattattatttttttatgaagaataaaaagtttaaaaatatagaaattcTATTGCCACATGGgaccaaaaaaaagtttagggCTTGGGCTTCCAGATACTCTACCTGTCACTTCCGGTTCTCCACCGCCTTCTGGTTTAAACTTAATCGTATTCATATTCCTTCCGCACTTCACAATCCAGAGCTTTATGCTAACAATTTGCAGCGACAACCATACCGTCGACGAAGCTTCAACCTCGCCATTGCCGCTCTACTCTCTCTCAGGTTAGTagattttttcccttttctttttcttcagtaAAATCTCTGATACCAAAACCCTACGTTTCTTCTGGTTCAACGTCGGGAAATTCCAAAGCTTCGTTGCCCCAAATTGTATCTTTCCATTTCTGTATTCTGCATATTTGAATTTCTATCGCAAGCTTTTGCCGCTACATCATAGCATGCTCCAACGTGCACACCAACTGTTTGATGAATGTCTCTACTAAAAATTTCCAGTCTTgatcttttgtgtttttataaagGTTTTGCTTTTGCGTACTCTCTGTGTGTTATGCCTGCTGGGAACTTCTTTTCTTATGTTGCCGTTGCGGATGATTTCTGGGGTGGGCTtgttatttgaatttttcaCCATTTGAAAATTGTGTAGAATATAATTAATGGTTGattgtgtatttatttatttagcatTTCCATTAACAAATATTGGGTGATGAGGATATTGATGCATATTAGACCAGTACATGACCTCGagcttttacaatttttttgttgttgttgctttaTCTGAATTTCTACTTTGTGTGTCAATTTTTCTTGGATAGGTGAAGAGGCTCATGCATTTGTGAATTGATTAATGGGGCGTAACGTTTCAAATCGTTCAGTATCTCCGGTTGGGTCTCCTCGTAGGAGGAGCCCATATAGGAAGAGTCCATCTCGAATAGAAAGATCACCTGCCCGACATAGGAGATCCAACAAGGGTAGTTCTCCGCCAAGGGAGAAACATTCAAGTCACCCTAAGTCTCCGAAGCATGCAAGGTCCCCTTCTCCTCTTGCTCGCTCTCCTTCTCCCCGGACAAAACGGTTAAGAAGAGCTCAAGCTGGAAGAGAGGCTGACAGAGTATCTGAAAGGAACAATGGGAAGGGAACTGATAAGGATTTACAGAAGGAAGTGGGTTCAGTGAGAGATGTTGGGAGCGATAGAAAGGAGAGACGATCGGGAAGAGATGATACTGATGGTAAATCTTTAACATCAAGACATGGTACTTCTCCATCAGATCGACGGCGCAGGAGTAGGCATAGATCTTCCTCACCTCAACCTGCTGGTGATACTAGAGGTGTGGAGAAAGTAATTGAGAAAGACCGTGCAAGGAATCATGGCAGAGGGAGTGATAGAACTATGCAAGGGGATAAGGGTTCAGATAGGGAAACTGAGAGTGACAGAGTGGAGAGAAAGCCAGGAAAAGACAGTGCTGATCACAGGTCTTCAAGATCAAGACATGGGCGGTCTACTTCTCCATTAGATCGGCACCACCAGAACAGACATAGTTCTCATTCACCTCAACATGCTGCCAATACCAGAATTCGTGATGAGGTGTCCGGTGATATCCACACCTTCAACTTCTCAAGCCCCCCTCCCCCATAATTTTATTCCGTCTTGAAGATTTTTACttcttaaatttcatttttttagtttacTTCTTAAGTTTCACTGATGACTTTGGAAAGTATTTTTTACATCATTATAGATTGGCAGAGGTTATTTTGCATAGGTTTACTTTTCAGTAACTTCCATTTCAATTTAAAACAGTTACTCTCTTTTTTTCACCCACCTATTCACTCATGCCAGTATGTTttaagactttttttttaaatgaagtgGAGCACAGAAAATTAGTAAGtaaatcattaattattttagtttgacaaaataaccattaattattttagcattCATTGTGCGATGATATTTTGTGATGCTTATAAGTGACTTCTCCTTCAGTTTGCATTGATTCTTATCTAAAGTATCTAACCAAAGGTAATGTCTTCAGGTGCCAAATTCAAGAGGAGCTGAGCAAGGGTGAGTTGATATGTTAAAACTTTTCGTTTTCTGTTTATTGCACTTTGGTATTTTTTATCATTCTATTTATTAGTTTTGGTGAATGAGAGGAGATAAAGGTGAATGAAGCAATATGTTCTTAATTAACAAGAGTAAACCTTCATGATGTAGTAAAAGTAAGAAAACATGTCAATTtcttaataataaataagatatAGGGGTCAATGGAAGAAATATGAAGCCAATTTAACAGAGTAAACCTTCATGTATGTTAACTTTTTACTCTAGATTCACTTGAACAGAGGTTCTACACTTTAGACTTTGTTGATTCAAATTTTTTCAAAGTCTGAGTGCTTGCTTTTTAATGTCAATAACCCTGGGTGTATATTTTGATGACTGTTGGTTGCTTTCTTGGGCAGGGATGATGAGAATGATGCAGTAGCGATGATGAAGGCTGCAGAGGAGGCCTTGGAAGCAAAGCAAAAGGTAAGTAATGCATAGATAACATTCTTTCTTGATTCATAACTATCATCTACTTTCTGTTATTTATGTTGATATTTTAGCTACCGGGTGCAAGCTGTGATAGATAACCTTGCTTCTTTTATTTCCAAGTATCATTTTAGTGCATATTATTCTTTTGATTGTGTGGAAAATTGCAGTTGTACTTACCTTTCATTCCTTTTACCACATACAGCAAAAACCTTCTTTTGAGCTGTCTGGGAAGCTTGCAGCAGAAACCAATAGAGTCAATGGTGAGATCTCCATTTCTTTGGGGGTTGATACAGAAATTTGGACGTATCTATCTTAtggttttgaaaatgtttttgttgaaaatagGAATAAACAGATCCACCAATTAGAAGTTTAGAACACATAAGGGGCTTATTAGAGTACATGCGGATCAtaataagaaactaaataacAACCAATCACTTAAATGGGGAAGCCATATGTCACAGTGAGAAACTGAATGGCTATCTCTTACATAACTAGGATGTTAAATATTCTTTTTACTTATatcctacaacaacaacaacaacaaagccttttcccactaaatGGGGtcagctatatgaatcctagaacaccattgcgctcggttctgtGCCATGTcctccgttagatccaagtgctctaagtcttttcttagagtctcttccaaagttttcctaggtcttcctttaTGCCTTCGGCCCTGGACCTCTGTCCCATGGTCGCATCGGAGCGTCAGTAGGCCTTCTTTGCACATAtccaaaccaccgtaaccgattttctttcatctttccttcaatttcggctactcctactttacctcggatatcctcatttctaatcttatcctttctcgtgtgcccacacatccaacgaagcatcctcatctccactacacccattttatgtacgtgttgatgcttcaccgccCAACATTCCGTGCCATACAGCATCGCCGGCCTTATTgtcgtcctataaaattttctctTGAGCTTCAGTGGCATACGGCGGCCACACAACACGccggatgcactcttccacttcatccatccagcttttattctatggttgaggtctccatctaattctccgttcttttgcaagataaatCATAGGTAGCGAAGGCGGtcgctctttggtacttcctgatCTTCGATTAtcacccctaactcattttGGTCTCTATTtgcactgaacttgcactccacATATTCTTTTTTGATCGGCTTAggcgaagacctttagattccaacacttctctccaaaggttaagcttcgcatttaccccttcctgagtttcatctatcaacactaaATCGTCTAAGAAAAGCATACACCAATTGAATATGTCCagttaactcatccattaccaatgcaaaaagggAAGGACTTAAGGATAAGCCTTGATGTAACCCTACAGTTATGGGGAAGCATTCGGTTTGTCCTTCATAAGTTCTTACGGCAGTCTTtgctccatcatacatatcttttatagcttggatatatgctactcgtactcctttcttctctaaaatcctccaaagaatgtCTCTTAGGACCCTATCATAcgctttttccaaatctatGAAGACCATCTGTAAATCCATTTCCCTAGCTCTATATCTTTCCATCAATCTTCGTAAGAGATAGATTGCCTCCATGGTTGAGCGCCCTGGCATGAATCCGAATTGGTTGTCCAAAACCCATGTCTCTTGCCTCAATCTATACTCAATGACTCTCTCTCAGGGCTTCATTGTATGACTCATTAACTTAATACCCCTATAtttcatgcaattttgtacgtcgcccttattcttgtagataggcACCAAAGTTCTCTTTCGCCACTCATTTggcatcttcttcattttcaaatCCTATTGAAAAGGTCTGTGAGCCATGTCATACCCGTCTCTCCCAAGACTTTCCACACTTCAATCGGTATATCATCTGGGCCCACTGCTTTTCtatgcttcatctttttcaaagtTACAACCACTTCTTCCTTCCTGATTTGGCGTTAAAATGAGTAGTTTCTACACTTTTCTGAGTTACTCAACTCCCCCAAAGAAGTACTCCTTTCATGTCCTTCATTaaaaagattatgaaaataacCTCTCCATCAGTCTTTGACCGCGTTCTCTGTAGCATGAACTTTTCCATCCTTATTCTTGATGCACCTCACTTGGTTTAGGTCCCTTGCTCTAGCTAGTTTATACATATCCAACTCTCCTTCTTTGGTATCTAGTCGCTTATACATATCGTCATAAGCCGCTAGCTTAGCTTCTCTCACAGCTTTCTTCGCCTCCTGTTTCGCTATTCTATACCTTTCACCATTTTCATCGGTCCTATCCTTGTATAAggctttacaacattctttCTTAGCCTTCACCTTTGTTTGTACCTCCTCATTCCACCACCAAGATTCCTTTTGGTGTGGAGCAAAGTCCTTGGACTCTCCTAATACCTCTTTTGCTACTTTTCGAATACAACTAGCCATGGAATCCCACCTTTGGCTAGCTTCCCCCTCTCTATCCCACACGCATTGGGTGATTACTTTCTCTTTGAAAATGGCTTGTTTGTCTCCTTTTAGAGTCCACCATCTAGTCCTTGGGCACTTCCAAgtcttgttctttttttctctctcttttgataTGTACATCCATCACCAACAAGCGATGTTGATTAGCCAAGCTCTCTCCTGGTATAACTTTGCAATCCTTATAAGTTATACGATCCCCTTTCCTCATTAGAAGAAAATCTATTTGTGTTTTTGACGACCCACTCTTGTAGGTGATCACatgttcttctctcttcttaaaGAAGTTGTTGGCTAAGAAGAGATCATATGCCATTGCAAAATCCAAGATGGCTTCCCCATCCTCGTTTCTCTCCCCAAAACCATGGCCACCATGAAAACCTCCATAGTTGCCTGTCTCCTTGCCCACGTGTCCATGTAAatctcctcctataaataccttctccaTCTGGGCAATTCCTTGCACCAAGTCTCCAAGATCTTATATCCTAAATTACAAATATTTGTCTTTCTCTAAAAAAACTTCACATAGAAATTGTAGAGATTTTGCATTTCTATTTGTGTTATTATAACAAATAGAACAAAAATGATCTTTTTCATGTGGTTATTACTTTGTCAGGTGTAACACTATTATTCACCGAGCCTCCAGAAGCACGAAAACCTACTGTGAGATGGcgactttatgtttttaaggGTGGTGAAGTTTTGAAAGGTAAATTATCTACTTGTTCTTGTGCCTTTTTTGCGACCTTCATGTGCTTCGTTAACAGTGACACACTTAGAGGTTGAATGACTAGTGATAATGAGGGAGCTGTTAAGTACTGACGGGTTTCTTCTGTATAAACGTTAAATGCTTCTAA is a genomic window containing:
- the LOC137715442 gene encoding FHA domain-containing protein DDL-like; protein product: MGRNVSNRSVSPVGSPRRRSPYRKSPSRIERSPARHRRSNKGSSPPREKHSSHPKSPKHARSPSPLARSPSPRTKRLRRAQAGREADRVSERNNGKGTDKDLQKEVGSVRDVGSDRKERRSGRDDTDGKSLTSRHGTSPSDRRRRSRHRSSSPQPAGDTRGVEKVIEKDRARNHGRGSDRTMQGDKGSDRETESDRVERKPGKDSADHRSSRSRHGRSTSPLDRHHQNRHSSHSPQHAANTRIRDEVPNSRGAEQGDDENDAVAMMKAAEEALEAKQKQKPSFELSGKLAAETNRVNGVTLLFTEPPEARKPTVRWRLYVFKGGEVLKDPLYIHRQSCYLFGRERRVADVPTDHPSCSKQHAVIQYRQVEKEQPDGMLSKEVRPYLMDLGSTNKTFLNENAIEPQRYYELMEKDTIRFGNSSREYVLLHENSMD